TTCGCCAGACCTAACTACATGGACAGTCATCTGATCACACCTTTTTATTTTTTCCTTCTATAATCATATGGCGGTTGAGCTATTATATACTACTGTACCTAAAAGAAGCAGGGCTTCTTTTCGAAGCCCTGCCCACAGCAGCCTATCTCCATCGATCCCTGTTGTCTGCCCTTTTCCTGTTTCTTGCTGAGTAGCAGGAATCACAAATTTGATATGGGGAATCGACATGAATTCCCTTTCCACAATGCCTGCATTTCTTTTTATAATTTTTGACTTCTGACTTTAAGAACTCATGGACATCGTCGCTTAACTCCGTACGAACCCTTTCCCAGTAAACAGCCTCTGTTTTCCTTCCAAGCTTGTATAAAAACAACAGATGGAGGCCAATAGCTTTGTAAGACAGCTCCAGCTCCTCCAAAGAAGAAGTTTTGACAGGTGGTTCGGGCAATTCTTCATCTGCGACGATTGCTTTGATCGTTTCGAGCCATTGTTCAATGAGGGCAGGTTCTTTGGATGAAAAAGGCAAGTGAAGAAATCCATATAGCTCCATCATCGGCAGTCTGGCTTCGATTTCAGTATCCCTGACGTACTCATACAGCTCCCTTTCTTCCGAAAGTGAAGCTTTATTCGTCCCTTTAGGGCTCTCGAATTTATCCCATAGTTCAAAAAATACCGCAAGAGAACGGTGATATTTTTGGAATCTCTCAAAAATCCCGGAGGTGGGAGCAATCGAAAACGTTTCTACCGGTTTATCTTCTTTTTCGAGCAGCTTTGTCATCAACCCTATATCTGAGGTAAAAGCAACCCGGCCAACATTGTAAATGCCCTTTCTGCCGGCACGTCCTGCTATTTGCTTTACTTCCTGGGAAGTCAACCTCCTTCGTCTTGTTCCATCGAATTTTTCATTTTCTAAAAAGATGATTCTCCTGATTGGCAAATTCAGTCCCATTCCAATCGCGTCGGTTGCAACCACGACGCTTGTTTCTCCCTTGATGAAACGGTCCATTTGCTTTTTCCTTGTTTCTGGCGGCATGCTTCCATAAATCATACTCACCTGGCGGCCGCTGTTCTGCAGTTTCGATGCATTTTCAAGCACCTGTTTCCTGGAAAAACAAACAAGAGCATCGCCTTTCTTCGTATGCTTCAGGCTGAACTCTTTATTCTCGACCTGGAGCGGGATATCACGGGTATATTCGTAAATCTCTGCCACTGCATCATCCAGCAGGTCCATCATCATGGATTTGATATTTTTGCTGCCGATGATGTGGACTTCTTCTGCATTTGCATTTGTAATGGCTTTGAACCAGGAAAATCCTCTATCCTTATCAGCGATCATCTGGGACTCATCAATGACAAACACTTCATAAAAGTCTTTTTCATGGAACATTTCAACCGTGCAGGATATATGGTTGGCACCTTCTACAGGCTTTTCTTCCTCTCCCGTTTTAAGGGAACATGGTACACCCTCAGAATTGAGTTTTTCATACACCTCAAGAGCAAGCAGACGAAGCGGTGCCAAATACAAGCCAGTTCTCGCTTCCTTCATCCTTTCGAGAGCGTGATGAGTCTTGCCTGTATTTGTATCTCCGATATGAAGAATATATCGAACATTTCTCCTAAGTGAAGGATTGTATTCACGGCCGAAAATGTCCTCCAGCATGCGAGCTTCTTCTTCCCTTTTCCGCTCAAGTTCCGCCCTCTCTTCTTCTTTCCTGCGCATCCTCTCCCGAAGGTCACTTTCATATATTGCTCGATGTCCAGCTTCATCAAATTCTGTATCAGCGAGGTTCATTAAATCCGTTACATACTCTTCCTGCAGCTTGAAAAGAAAACCGTCTAAATAAGCTTCAGTGAGGTCTTTAATGATTCGTTTCAACTCTCCAGCTGAAAGTTTGTCCTCGAACACATCCTCATACTCGCTGAGCAGTTGCTGATCCAGACTTCCCATTATCTTTTCTGCAGCTACCTGGGAAAAATACTCTAAGACTTTTTTTTCGAAATGATACTCATAGGTCTCATATTCAAAATAAAAGCGCCCCCAGCTAGCTATTTGGTGAATCTGGCCGGTCAATTCATCATAAAAGTCAGCCATGGTCCTATAATCATCCGGATTGAAAGACCCAATCACAGTCAATCTCTCTTCCAGCATATATGTATCGATATCCTCATATTTCTGATTCTCATTAAAAATCTTCTTTAATTCCTTTGCCATCATATGCCTGATTTTTAAATAGGCTGACTCCTGGAAGTCACTTAAGACCGTTTGGGCAACCTGGTATATTTTTTCCTTGATGCCTGCTTTATGCTCAAGCAACCGATCTTCCTCCACTTTTTTGAGGAACTTCTTTCTTGCGTTGTAGTATTGTTCTTCCCAGTTTTGTTCATCAATCCTGGACTTTACCCACCCCATGGTATTGAAGGGCTCATAGTCTCTCATTTCATTTCTGAAAAGCTTATTGATCAGCTTTCGGTCCACACCTTCAACTACATATCCGCGCTCACTTAAAAAAGCCTTCTTATCACGCTTAGAAAAGTCATTCGTGGATTTTGTCAGCCACACATTCAGCCAAATCTGGCTGATATAAGTACTTCTATTATCTAAATACTCCTTGAAATCAGGAAGGGCTTCCTTTTCACCGAGGAATTTCTCGATGTCATCCATTATTTTAGTTTTGGTATTTTCCACGGCCTGCTGGTGGATCATGTCAATTTGCTTCATAGCTGAACCCCTTAAAATATGTAAATTAAGCAATAAAAAAGCACGAGAAGAGCTTTGAAAAATACCTAAAGAAAGGGCCGCACAAATACTGTGCATGCCCTTCCATCTGGTATGATTCTTAAATACAGCGGAACGGCTTGACTAGGCGTTCTTCACTTTCAACTTTTGCATGACTTTGGTTTGAACCTTTTTGTCATCCTTAGTAAAACTTTTAGGCTTGATTGGTGACACCGGTTTAATTTTATCAACATTCTCGACGCTCAGGATCTCAAGATAGAACGGACTGCTCTGTCTGTTGCCTTTTAAGTATCCCTTAAGTATTTTCATTTTTTCAGAGGTACCTGTAAAAGGACCCTGATAATCCCATTCTATTTCATTTGCATATTTTGAATCCATTTTTTCTTTTAAAGCAAATGCTTCTGATAATGCATCCTCAGGTGTCATGAAATAGGATTGCGTTCTCCTCAATCCCTTTTTTTTGCTTCCATCTCCTGCTTTTGCCTGGTAAAGTTTCACTAACATTTCCCTCATCCTCTCTGGTTTGGTCTCACGCCTTCTCATGGTAAGTGGAAACACCAGAAGACCCGAGGAATTGCGTATATAGTTTAGTATACCCTTTTTTCCATCAGTTACCTATTAATAAGGAAATAATCATGATGAATTGAAGGGAGCGCGATATTAAATCACGCTCCCCATTAAGGATTATTTCGCTATAACAGCCTCTTTTTCGTTGTTTCTCTCGTGGCGGATTGTTGCCTGAGCAGCAGCCAGCCTCGCAAGCGGTACACGGTATGGCGAACAGCTTACGTAGTCAAGCCCTGCATTGTAGCAGAATTCAATCGAACTCTTTTCACCGCCATGCTCCCCGCAAATCCCAGTCTTTAAGCCCGGCTTTGTCTTGCGGCCAAGTTCTACACCCGTCTCAACCAATTTGCCTACTCCTTCACGATCAAGTACGGCAAATGGGTTTTCAGGGAGTACTTTCTGTTCAATATATGCTTGAAGGAACTTGCCTTCTGCATCGTCGCGGCTGTAGCCGAATGTTGTTTGTGTAAGGTCATTCGTACCAAATGAGAAGAAGTCTGCTTCCTCAGCTATTTGATCCGCAGTCAAAGCTGCACGCGGAATCTCAATCATTGTTCCGACCGTGTATTCAAAGTTCTTCCCGGTTTCTTCCTTGATGCTTTGCGCAGCTGCGTTCACTAGCTCACGCATTTCCTTCAATTCATTCACATGGCCAACTAACGGAATCATGATTTCAGGCTGAGCATCAATTCCTTTATCAGCTAAGTTAGCTACAGCGTAGAAAATGGCTCTCGCCTGCATTTCATAGATTTCAGGGTGAATCATTCCAAGGCGGCAGCCACGGTGGCCAAGCATCGGATTGAATTCATCCAATTGTCGCACTTTCTTTAACAGCGCTTCCTTTTCCTTTAGCACTTTCGATTCAGGGTCCAGGATTTGCAGTTTTGTAATTTCAACCAAGAGCTCTTCTTTATCAGGCAAGAATTCATGCAAAGGCGGATCGAGCAAACGAATGGTTACAGGCAATCCCTGCATCACTTCAAGGATGCCCTCAAAGTCTTCCCTCTGCATCGGCAATAGTTCATCCAATGCGGCATTCCGCTCCTCAAACGTTTCGGCAAGAATCATCTTCTGGACAATTGGGACCCTTGCAGCGTCCATGAACATATGCTCAGTACGGCAAAGTCCGATACCACCCGCACCAAATTCCAGTGCCTTGGCAGAATCCTCAGGATTATCCGCATTGGCGCGAACGCCGATTTTACGCTCTTCATCGGCCCATGAAAGGAGAAGCTGGAACTCCTCTGAAAGTTCAGGTTCAATCATCGGGATTTCACCAAGCATGATTTCACCGGTTCCACCGTCGATCGTAATGATATCACTATGCTTTACTACCACATCGCCAACGCGAAATTGCTTTTCGTGCAAGTCGATTTTCATCGCTTCGCAGCCACAGATACAAGCCTTACCCATACCTCGCGCTACTACAGCGGCATGGCTTGTCATTCCTCCGCGGCTTGTGACGACCGCCTGGGCAGCAATGATTCCATGGATATCATCCGGAGTTGTTTCAGGCCTTACAAGAATGACTTTTTGACCTTCATTTGCAAGAAGTTCAGCCTCATCGGCATCAAATACCACTTTCCCAGTGGCAGCCCCTGGTGAAGCAGGCAGTCCTTTTGCCAGTTGGTTCCGCTCAAAATCCTCATCGATACGGCGGTGCAGAAGCTGATCGAGCTGTTCCGGATCCACACGAAGAAGGGCTGTCTTTTTATCAATGATCCCTTCATTTACAAGTTCTGTCGCAATACGGATAGCTGCTTGAGCAGTACGCTTCCCGGTACGGGTCTGTAGGATGAACAACTCCCCGCGTTCAACTGTGAATTCAATATCCTGCATATCCTCATAATGCTGTTCGAGGCGATTGCATGTTTCAACGAATTGCTGATAAACGGCAGGCATTTCATTTTTCAATGTTTGGATTGGCTGAGGTGTCCTTATGCCAGCTACGACATCTTCGCCTTGCGCATTGATCAAGTATTCGCCATACAGGATGCTCTCACCGGTAGACGGGTCACGAGTAAAAGCAACACCAGTTCCTGAATCATCACCCATATTTCCGAATACCATGCTCTGGATATTAACAGCAGTCCCCAGATGGGAAGGGATTTTATTCAAACGGCGGTAAACAATTGCACGCTGATTATTCCAGGAATCAAACACAGCATTGATAGAAAGGAATAGCTGTTCCTTTGGATCCTGAGGAAATGGTTTTCTTGTATGTTTCGTAACGATATTTTTATAGCCCTGGATAACTTCTTTCCAGTCTTCCGCGGTCATTTCCGGATCTGCTGTGTAGCCTTTCGCTTCCCTTGTTTCTTCCAGTAATCGCTCGAAGAAAAAGACATCAACATCGAGAACGACGTCACTGAACATCTGGATAAAGCGACGGTATGAATCATATGCAAAACGTGGATTATTGGTTAGTTTGGCCATACCCTCGACGGTCTCATCATTCATGCCAAGGTTCAGGATGGTATCCATCATCCCGGGCATTGAAAATACTGCACCAGAACGTACTGATACCAGCAGCGGGTTCTCCGGATTCCCCAGCTTCTTGCCGGTTTTCGCTTCAAGTTCAGCAAGAGCTTCAAGAACCTGCGCCTGTACTTCTGCAGGAATTGTCTTGCCTGCGTCATAATAGGCATTACATGCTTCCGTGGAAATCGTGAATCCGAACGGTACAGGAAGCCCGATACGCGTCATTTCTGCCAGGTTCGCTCCCTTACCTCCAAGGATTTCTTTCATTCCGCTATTTCCTTCATTAAAAAGATAAACAAATTTAGACATCAGCCAAAACTCCTCTCACTTTTTAAAATATCAAGTATCAATCCTGCTGTTTCTTCAATCGCCTTGTTGGAAACATTGATGACAGGGCAGCCCACACGTTTCATGATTTTTTCAGCATAATCAAGCTCTTCCAGGATTCGTTCATAGCTTGCGTAATTCGCCCTCGCACCCAGCCCAAGCGCTTTCAGCCTTTCCGTCCTGATTTCATTCAGCTTATCAGGCGAAATGATCAAACCTACACATTTGCTCCTAGGTACTTGAAACAGTTCATCTGGCGGCTTGACTTCAGGAACGATCGGTACATTGGCGACCTTATAGCGCTTGTGGGCAAGATACATCGACAAAGGTGTTTTTGAAGTACGGGAAACGCCAACAAGTACGATATCCGCTCTTAAAATGCCGCGAGGGTCTCTGCCATCATCGTATTTGACCGCAAACTCAATCGCTTCAATTTTACGGAAGTACTCATCATCCAGCTTGCGCATCATGCCTGGCCGATGGTTTGGCTCCTTATTGAACTTCTTTTCAAAGGCATTCATCAATGGATTGAGCAAATCAACCGCATAGATTCCTTCCTCCTGAGCCCTTTTATCGAGATAGGCCTTGAGAGATGGAACGACAATGGTATATGCGATAATGGAACGCCCTTGCTTCGCAACCATGATGACATCCTCAATGTCTTCCTCATCCTCCACATATGAATTCCTTCTGATATCGACCTGTCCTCCATTAAATTGGGTCGCCACAGCCTTAACTACAAATTCCGCCGTTTCCCCGACTGAATCAGATACTACGTAAACAACTTCCTTCATATCCAAAATGCGCTCACTTCCTAGACAGATTTTTGCTCTGCTATTTCTAAATAAACCTTAGTTATGGTTGTTTTGGTAATTCGTCCGATGACTTCATATGAATCGGATTTATTTGAGAGTTCCCGGACGACAGGGAGAGAATCAATCCTGTTCGTCACAAGCTTCTTAGCA
The window above is part of the Mesobacillus jeotgali genome. Proteins encoded here:
- a CDS encoding DEAD/DEAH box helicase, which produces MKQIDMIHQQAVENTKTKIMDDIEKFLGEKEALPDFKEYLDNRSTYISQIWLNVWLTKSTNDFSKRDKKAFLSERGYVVEGVDRKLINKLFRNEMRDYEPFNTMGWVKSRIDEQNWEEQYYNARKKFLKKVEEDRLLEHKAGIKEKIYQVAQTVLSDFQESAYLKIRHMMAKELKKIFNENQKYEDIDTYMLEERLTVIGSFNPDDYRTMADFYDELTGQIHQIASWGRFYFEYETYEYHFEKKVLEYFSQVAAEKIMGSLDQQLLSEYEDVFEDKLSAGELKRIIKDLTEAYLDGFLFKLQEEYVTDLMNLADTEFDEAGHRAIYESDLRERMRRKEEERAELERKREEEARMLEDIFGREYNPSLRRNVRYILHIGDTNTGKTHHALERMKEARTGLYLAPLRLLALEVYEKLNSEGVPCSLKTGEEEKPVEGANHISCTVEMFHEKDFYEVFVIDESQMIADKDRGFSWFKAITNANAEEVHIIGSKNIKSMMMDLLDDAVAEIYEYTRDIPLQVENKEFSLKHTKKGDALVCFSRKQVLENASKLQNSGRQVSMIYGSMPPETRKKQMDRFIKGETSVVVATDAIGMGLNLPIRRIIFLENEKFDGTRRRRLTSQEVKQIAGRAGRKGIYNVGRVAFTSDIGLMTKLLEKEDKPVETFSIAPTSGIFERFQKYHRSLAVFFELWDKFESPKGTNKASLSEERELYEYVRDTEIEARLPMMELYGFLHLPFSSKEPALIEQWLETIKAIVADEELPEPPVKTSSLEELELSYKAIGLHLLFLYKLGRKTEAVYWERVRTELSDDVHEFLKSEVKNYKKKCRHCGKGIHVDSPYQICDSCYSARNRKRADNRDRWR
- the ppdK gene encoding pyruvate, phosphate dikinase, whose translation is MSKFVYLFNEGNSGMKEILGGKGANLAEMTRIGLPVPFGFTISTEACNAYYDAGKTIPAEVQAQVLEALAELEAKTGKKLGNPENPLLVSVRSGAVFSMPGMMDTILNLGMNDETVEGMAKLTNNPRFAYDSYRRFIQMFSDVVLDVDVFFFERLLEETREAKGYTADPEMTAEDWKEVIQGYKNIVTKHTRKPFPQDPKEQLFLSINAVFDSWNNQRAIVYRRLNKIPSHLGTAVNIQSMVFGNMGDDSGTGVAFTRDPSTGESILYGEYLINAQGEDVVAGIRTPQPIQTLKNEMPAVYQQFVETCNRLEQHYEDMQDIEFTVERGELFILQTRTGKRTAQAAIRIATELVNEGIIDKKTALLRVDPEQLDQLLHRRIDEDFERNQLAKGLPASPGAATGKVVFDADEAELLANEGQKVILVRPETTPDDIHGIIAAQAVVTSRGGMTSHAAVVARGMGKACICGCEAMKIDLHEKQFRVGDVVVKHSDIITIDGGTGEIMLGEIPMIEPELSEEFQLLLSWADEERKIGVRANADNPEDSAKALEFGAGGIGLCRTEHMFMDAARVPIVQKMILAETFEERNAALDELLPMQREDFEGILEVMQGLPVTIRLLDPPLHEFLPDKEELLVEITKLQILDPESKVLKEKEALLKKVRQLDEFNPMLGHRGCRLGMIHPEIYEMQARAIFYAVANLADKGIDAQPEIMIPLVGHVNELKEMRELVNAAAQSIKEETGKNFEYTVGTMIEIPRAALTADQIAEEADFFSFGTNDLTQTTFGYSRDDAEGKFLQAYIEQKVLPENPFAVLDREGVGKLVETGVELGRKTKPGLKTGICGEHGGEKSSIEFCYNAGLDYVSCSPYRVPLARLAAAQATIRHERNNEKEAVIAK
- a CDS encoding pyruvate, water dikinase regulatory protein, with translation MDMKEVVYVVSDSVGETAEFVVKAVATQFNGGQVDIRRNSYVEDEEDIEDVIMVAKQGRSIIAYTIVVPSLKAYLDKRAQEEGIYAVDLLNPLMNAFEKKFNKEPNHRPGMMRKLDDEYFRKIEAIEFAVKYDDGRDPRGILRADIVLVGVSRTSKTPLSMYLAHKRYKVANVPIVPEVKPPDELFQVPRSKCVGLIISPDKLNEIRTERLKALGLGARANYASYERILEELDYAEKIMKRVGCPVINVSNKAIEETAGLILDILKSERSFG